A part of Aspergillus flavus chromosome 1, complete sequence genomic DNA contains:
- a CDS encoding putative integral membrane protein — MNYRSKSIIIATAVSVGISLISMCLRCFVRLRVVRAFGKDDATMVVAMIFNLAFAICTFAGAKYGFGQQMTWFMDKPGYLRYALLYWWLGQNFYLVTAIIAKISIAMTLLRITPNKIHTVILYTISALTLLVGTMFVLVSIFECTPVDFFWNRLTKSGKCIDPNALVGIAYTASVVAAIADFVLGLLPCFIVWNLQMNWRTKIALAGIMGLGCIAGATVIVRIPYLSAYKHADFLHATHAVSICSNIETGVGITASSLATLRPIFRFLRDTTSGSRSRKRPTENSYPLSSVANNSDKHHWADTTGGYHGMSTTITGRQPSMQNVSTESITPLYQGMKVERSFQVELA; from the exons ATGAACTACCGCAGTAAATCGATCATCATCGCCACCGCGGTGTCTGTGGGAATATCTCTGATATCAATGTGCTTGAGGTGTTTTGTGCGGTTGCGTGTTGTGCGGGCATTCGGAAAGGACGACGCCACAATGGTGGTGGCAATG ATCTTCAACTTGGCGTTTGCCATCTGCACTTTCGCTGGTGCTAAGTACGGGTTCGGACAACAGATGACCTGGTTTATGGACAAGCCGGGTTACCTTCGATACGCTTTACTG TACTGGTGGCTTGGGCAGAACTTTTACCTAGTTACTGCCATTATCGCAAAGATTTCCATCGCCATGACCCTTCTTCGTATTACTCCCAACAAAATCCACACCGTGATCCTGTACACTATCAGCGCATTGACGCTCCTTGTCGGGACGATGTTTGTCCTTGTCAGCATCTTCGAATGTACCCCAGTCGACTTTTTCTGGAATCGCTTGACAAAAAGTGGCAAATGTATCGACCCCAATGCGTTGGTGGGGATAGCATATACAGCCAGCGTTGTGGCTGCGATTGCCGATTTTGTTCTCGGATTATTACCGTGCTTCATAGTTTGGAATTTGCAAATGAATTGGCGGACGAAGATTGCCCTAGCGGGAATCATGGGCTTGGGCTGCAT TGCTGGTGCTACCGTCATCGTCCGCATACCGTACCTATCCGCCTATAAACATGCAGACTTCTTGCACGCCACCCATGCGGTGTCAATTTGCTCGAATATCGAGACTGGCGTGGGTATCACCGCCAGCTCTCTTGCGACCCTTCGTCCAATTTTCCGTTTCCTGCGCGACACGACGTCCGGCTCTCGCAGTCGCAAACGCCCCACTGAGAACAGCTACCCATTGTCGAGCGTTGCTAATAATAGTGACAAACATCACTGGGCGGACACAACCGGGGGATACCATGGCATGTCCACGACCATTACCGGTCGTCAGCCGTCGATGCAGAATGTCAGTACAGAGAGCATCACGCCGCTGTACCAGGGCATGAAGGTCGAGCGTTCGTTCCAAGTCGAGCTTGCGTAA
- a CDS encoding ubiquitin carbon terminal hydrolase (ubiquitin carboxyl-terminal hydrolase 2), whose amino-acid sequence MADAGGWSTIESDEGVFTSLIENLGVKGVQFEELISLDADTIRSLSPVYGVIFLFKYLRDQTPTTPEAPIDGTYDKTAPENLFFAAQTIQNACGTQAILSVILNQDSPSSTPYPIDIGNELRSFKDFTTGFPADLRGEALSNSETVRTAHNAFARASPFVDETVRTARDEEGDVYHFIGYTAVNGTLYELDGLQPYPISHGECDAEGFPEKVIGVLQRRIARYPEGETRFNLMAVVRDLRMRAREIGDVEMLEREERKRRAWDWENTLRRSNFVGFIGEVLKGVVGMKEKEGKFDEWVQKAKGETERRLRR is encoded by the exons ATGGCCGACGCAGGCGGCTGGAGCACAATCGAATCAGACGAA GGCGTCTTCACCTCCCTAATCGAAAACCTCGGCGTAAAAGGCGTCCAATTCGAAGAACTCATCTCCCTAGACGCCGACACCATCCGCTCACTAAG CCCCGTCTACGGCGtaatcttcctcttcaaatACCTCCGCGACCAAACCCCTACAACACCCGAAGCCCCCATAGACGGAACGTACGACAAAACCGCGCCAGAGaacctcttcttcgcggcCCAAACAATCCAAAACGCCTGCGGCACGCAAGCCATCCTCTCCGTAATCCTCAACCAAGACAGTCCCTCTTCCACGCCGTACCCCATCGACATCGGAAATGAGCTCCGGTCCTTCAAGGACTTCACGACGGGGTTCCCGGCGGATCTGCGCGGTGAGGCGCTCTCGAACTCCGAGACGGTGAGGACGGCGCATAATGCGTTTGCGCGGGCGAGTCCGTTTGTCGATGAGACGGTGCGCACCGCGAGagacgaggaaggagatgtgTATCATTTTATTGGGTATACGGCGGTGAATGGGACGTTGTATGAGTTGGATGGTTTGCAACCGTATCCGATTAGTCATGGGGAGTGTGATGCGGAGGGGTTTCCGGAGAAGGTGATTGGGGTTTTGCAGAGGAGGATTGCGAGGTATCCTGAGGGGGAGACGAGGTTTAATCTCATGGCTGTTGTGAGGGATTTGAGGATGAGGGCGAGGGAGATCGGGGATGTGGAGATgttggagagggaggagaggaagaggagggctTGGGATTGGGAAAATACTCTGCGGAGGTCGAATTTTGTTGGGTTTATTGGGGAGGTTTTGAAGGGGGTCGTtgggatgaaggagaaggaggggaagtttGATGAGTGGGTTCAGAAGGCCAAAGGGGAGACGGAGAGGAGATTGAGACGGTGA
- a CDS encoding choline kinase has product MPSFTDHNGDSGPDIEGFQPIYGTGLSITSLQKARHANGNGNTAIAPDSRKHHPAISKKATARPPLYPTAPLSSQSSAISESGARDEQEMQNGEEDPQNALFHQVLEWLQREKSKRKSPKVKAHAQPDGSGSDGDDEDDEDAGNGDGGNSERTTSHGADNVFALDKLEKILIQYAASRSDGAAPAYPARRSTRRRHVKGLRRGSASESDYLDGDSAAPSVDATLDNSKTLAYSGGGAEDDENEEGANARRALDREAWFVFKSEILRITHTLQLKGWRKLPMELASDVGVVRLSGALTNAVYVVTPPQNIPPPRAEDGSYSLVPRKPPPKLLLRIYGPQVDHLIDRENELQILRRLGRKHIGPRVLGTFNNGRFEEFFEARPLTPKELRDPGTMKQIAKRMRELHEGIELLDNEREGGPMVFKNWDKWVDRCEQVTNWLDKEIQSKHNDIKAVAEPWRRRGFVCGVPWPTFRKAVDSYRNHLINSYGGMQEIKRQLVFAHNDTQYGNLLRMEPSSESPLLRPENEHKQLVVIDFEYASANLPGFEFANHFTEWCYNYHDPERSWACSSRDFPTLEQQHRFISAYLTHRPGLAVRSSPSITPLMQAGELANITSLAPLDLDAGPDVDQQSLVDAEKAQEDRTEAEIRSLIKQARLWRVFNSAQWVAWGIVQAKVPGMEEGIAADAATNGHQNGANGTESEGTPSTTPPPDTDVEETDEFDYLAYAQDRAMFFWADLLSLNLVREEELPAALIQHIKPRIIDY; this is encoded by the exons ATGCCTTCCTTCACCGACCACAACGGGGACTCTGGTCCTGATATTGAAG GATTTCAACCGATTTACGGTACCGGTCTTAGCATCACCTCACTGCAGAAGGCCCGTCACGCAAACGGCAATGGGAATACCGCAATTGCGCCCGACTCCAGAAAGCATCATCCTGCCATAAGCAAAAAGGCAACCGCACGCCCACCACTCTACCCCACAGCGCCATTAAGCAGTCAATCTAGTGCCATAAGCGAGTCAGGTGCACGGGATGAACAAGAAATGCAGAAcggcgaagaagatccgcAGAATGCCCTTTTCCACCAGGTCTTGGAATGGCTTCAGCGTGAAAAATCTAAACGGAAATCTCCCAAAGTAAAAGCGCATGCACAACCAGATGGTTCGGGTAGcgatggggatgatgaggatgatgaagacgctGGTAATGGGGATGGTGGCAACTCGGAGAGGACAACTTCTCATGGGGCCGACAATGTATTTGCCTTAgacaagctggagaagatcctcatccAGTACGCTGCTTCACGCAGTGATGGCGCTGCGCCTGCTTATCCCGCTCGGCGGTCAACCCGCCGGCGTCATGTGAAGGGCCTACGGAGGGGTTCTGCCTCTGAATCTGATTACCTAGATGGCGACTCAGCTGCTCCCAGTGTTGATGCGACATTAGACAACTCTAAAACCCTCGCGTACAGCGGGGGTGGTGCCGAAGATGACGAGAATGAAGAAGGTGCAAATGCCAGGCGGGCCCTGGATCGGGAGGCTTGGTTTGTATTCAAAAGTGAGATACTGCGTATCACTCACACGCTACAACTCAAGGGGTGGCGGAAGCTGCCGATGGAACTCGCCAGTGATGTAGGAGTAGTTCGACTGAGCGGTGCGCTAACCAATGCTGTGTATGTGGTCACGCCGCCTCAGAATATCCCTCCCCCCAGGGCCGAAGATGGCTCTTACAGCCTCGTTCCCAGGAAGCCCCCACC GAAGCTGCTTCTGCGCATTTACGGGCCCCAGGTGGATCACCTCATCGACCGGGAAAACGAACTGCAGATTCTACGTCGTTTGGGGCGCAAGCACATCGGGCCCCGAGTGCTGGGAACTTTCAATAACGGCCGCTTCGAAGAGTTCTTCGAGGCCCGTCCTTTGACTCCAAAAGAACTGCGCGATCCCGGGACAATGAAGCAAATCGCAAAGCGTATGAGAGAGCTGCATGAGGGCATTGAGTTACTCGACAATGAGAGGGAGGGGGGACCGATGGTATTTAAGAACTGGGACAAATGGGTGGACCGCTGCGAACAAGTCACCAACTGGTTGGATAAGGAAATCCAGTCCAAGCACAATGATATTAAAGCAGTTGCAGAACCTTGGCGACGCCGAGGCTTTGTCTGCGGTGTTCCGTGGCCGACGTTCAGGAAAGCCGTCGACAGTTACCGAAACCACCTCATAAACAGCTATGGTGGCATGCAGGAGATCAAGCGGCAACTTGTCTTTGCCCATAATGAT ACTCAATATGGTAATCTTCTTCGAATGGAACCTAGTTCTGAGTCTCCTCTCCTTCGGCCGGAAAATGAGCACAAGCAGCTGGTTGTCATTGATTTCGAGTATGCATCCGCGAATCTCCCTGGATTTGAGTTCGCAAACCATTTT ACCGAATGGTGCTACAATTATCACGACCCAGAAAGATCCTGGGCATGCAGTAGCAGAGACTTCCCCACCCTGGAGCAGCAACATCGCTTTATCAGTGCTTATTTAACACATCGACCTGGCTTGGCCGTGCGGTCATCTCCATCTATAACCCCACTCATGCAAGCAGGAGAACTTGCTAACATCACTTCACTCGCTCCTTTGGACCTGGACGCAGGACCTGATGTGGACCAACAGAGCTTGGTAGATGCTGAGAAGGCCCAGGAGGACCGGACGGAAGCGGAAATCCGATCACTAATCAAGCAGGCTCGGCTCTGGCGTGTGTTCAACTCAGCGCAGTGGGTGGCATGGGGAATAGTGCAAGCGAAGGTGCCCGGCATGGAAGAGGGCATCGCAGCCGATGCTGCGACAAATGGCCATCAAAACGGCGCCAATGGCACAGAATCCGAGGGGACTCCTTCAACAACCCCTCCACCGGATACTGATGTGGAGGAAACAGATGAATTTGATTATCTTGCTTATGCCCAAGACCGGGCCATGTTCTTCTGGGCAGATTTGTTATCATTAAACCTCGTTCGGGAGGAGGAATTGCCTGCAGCTTTGATTCAACACATTAAACCCCGCATTATCGACTACTAA